The Clostridium aceticum genomic interval AGAAATGATAGCATCAGCTTTTTTCTCCTTCACTAGGTTTAGCCCTACCACCATAGAGGAATCTTTTTTCTTTCTTATAGAGGCAACAGGTTTATCTTCATTAGTAATTTCTTCACTGCAGTGAAGAATCTCTATCTGATTTTTGGGATATTGATACTTTTTTAATTCCTTTTCAATTTGATCTTTATCCCCAGTTAAGATAATGTCTATAGGATGCTCTTTTACAGCTTCAATAGCTCCTAACACTGTAACAGCAGGACCATGATCTCCCCCCATCGCATCTACAACTAATTTCATTCTACCCCTCCCTCTTCAATAACTACTAAAATGAATTTCCCTCTAAACACCTGTACTTGATCTACTTTGATTCGCACATGTACAAAATGATTATTTCCTCTAACTCTTACAACTTCTGCCTTAGCTACTAATTTATCTCCAGCCTTTACAGGGTTTAAGTACTTAATATTTGACACACCAGTCAGTGCAAGTTCTGCATCAATTACTGCCATGGCTAAAGACTCAGCTTGAGAAAAAATATGATGTCCTCTTACAAGATTCGTTTTACTGAAGGCCATCTCCTGCGTAGTTTGCAACACAGATATGCCACTCTCTCCTAAGTTTAAATCAATTAATTCTCCTACGATTTC includes:
- the fapR gene encoding transcription factor FapR; this translates as MRGTGKLTKSARQKKLLELIKEHPFLTDEDLSTKFSVSIQTIRLDRLELGIPELRERIKNVAEKNYKKVRSIVGAEIVGELIDLNLGESGISVLQTTQEMAFSKTNLVRGHHIFSQAESLAMAVIDAELALTGVSNIKYLNPVKAGDKLVAKAEVVRVRGNNHFVHVRIKVDQVQVFRGKFILVVIEEGGVE